Genomic segment of Anaerosporomusa subterranea:
AGTAGGTAGCCTGCAGGGCTTTGCTGTACTTTGTAAAGAGTTTGAATACTTGTCCGGCCTCAATGCCGCGTGCAGTTTTAACAGCCTGGCCACAATGCGGACAAGGATCATTTTCCTGAATTAAGCGAATATCGGTAATAATGGCAGGTTTGAAATCGCGACCTGGATTCACATGGAGATAGTGCTTTCCCCTGCTGTTGGCGCCACAGACAGCATTACTCATCAACATAACAGTTTCATCAGCAACCACCGTAACGTTGCTTGCGCCGACAGGGCCGATATAACCCGGCACACAGTCTAAAGCAGTGTTGATTGCATCTTCACTGGCCAATTCTAGTTGTAGACAACCCAGCTTATTCTGTAGCTTGATTTCATTGACTGCATGATCACCCCGGACCAGCGCCAGCACTAAGCCCTTTTCTGTCTGATAAGCGATTGTCTTAATTGTTTTATCAGCAGTAATGCCAAGAAATGCACTGACTTCTTCAATTGTTTTTGTGCCAGGTGTTTCTTTTTCAATTAACGACATTTGCGTCTCATGCATTTGCTGGATTGGCTTGAGTTCAGCTTTTTCTACATTGGCAGCGTAATCGCAAACAGAACAATAAGCAATTGCCGCTTCACCCGATTCAGCGATGACCATAAATTCATGTGAGCCGCTACCACCGATTGCGCCGGAATCGGCTTCAACTGCGCGGAAAGTAAGTCCGCAACGGCTAAATACGTTGGTATAGGCATCATACATTTTGCGATAACTTACATCAAGGCCTTGCTCATCACGGTCAAAAGAATATAAGTCTTTCATGATAAACTCTCTGCCTCGCATCAAGCCAAAACGCGGACGAATTTCATCCCGATATTTATTCTGGATTTGATATAACATAAGTGGCAATTGGCGATAAGACCGTACATCAAAACGGACTAGAGCGGTAATCATTTCTTCATGTGTCGGCCCAAGGCAGAAGTTTCTGTTGTGTCGGTCCTGAAGGCGAAACATTTCATCACCGTATACATCCCAACGACCTGTTTCTTGCCACAACTCCGCGGGTTGAATAATCGGCATCAGCAGTTCTTGCCCGCCTTTTGCATCCATTTCTTCTCTGACAATATCTTCGATTTTCCTTAATACTCGCCATGCCAACGGCAGATATGAATATACGCCGCCCGCGGCCTTGCGGATCATTCCGGCCCGTAGCATCAATTGATGACTAATTACCTCTGCTTCTGCCGGAGTTTCACGCAATGTAGGTGCGTATAATTGTGTCGCACGCATGTTATGTTTCCTCCTCAATTAGACGATTGATTTCAACAAATAGTTCTTCTAGAAGTTTGTCCTCTGGGACCTTCTTCAGGATTTCACCTTTACGAAAAATAAGACCAAACTCACGACCGCCGGCAATGCCGATATCTGCTTCTCTTGCCTCACCGGGCCCGTTGACAACACACCCCATGACTGCTACTTTAATCGGCTTTTTTATGGTTGCCAGTTTTTTCTCGACAGCTTCAGCTATACTCACAAGGTCGATTTGTGTTCGTCCGCAGGTTGGGCAAGAAACTAGGGTTGGACCATATTGACGCAGACCCAGTGCTTTTAAGATTTCACTGGCGACTTTGACTTCTTCCACAGGATCACCAGTCAGTGACACTCGAATCGTATCGCCAATACCTTGCGCAAGCAGTGCACCTATGCCGACAGCAGACTTGATGACACCGGAGGTTACTGTGCCTGCTTCGGTAATACCGAGATGCAAAGGATAATTAACCGTTTCAGACATAAGTTGATAAGCCTTGATGGTCATGGGAACGTCGTTCGCCTTGAGGGAAAGCTTAATGTCGTGAAAGTCATGACTCTCCAGAATTCGAATATGACGCAACGCACTTTCAACCATGGCTTCCGGAGTTGGATGACCGTGACGCATAAGCAGCTCTTTCTCCAGTGAACCGGCGTTAACTCCTATACGTATAGGAATATTGCGCCGCTTTGCAGCCTTCACCACAGCGATAACATTCGCTTCTTCGCCAATATTTCCAGGATTAATCCTTAGTGCGTCGATTCCCTGCTCAACAGCAGTCAAAGCTAACCGATAATCAAAATGAATATCCCCCACTAGCGGCGTCTGGGGCTGTAGACTTTTAATCGCCGAGATTGCACCAGCAGCAGCCATATCAGGTATTGCGACTCTGACAATATCACAGCCAGCATCATGTAAACGCCCGATCTGCGCAGCAGTTGCCTGAACATCTTCAGTTCGAGTGTTAGTCATCGATTGAATAGAGATCGGGGCTCCCCCGCCAACCGCAACTGATCCAATAAATACCTGCTTTGTATTTTTCGGCTCCATCATATCACCTACATTGCATTCACTTATGTCAGATCTCAAAATAGTTTTAATCGCGTTAAATCTTTAAACGTTGCAAGTAACATTAATAAGATCAGCAGGCTAAAGCCAATCATTTGAATGAACTGCATGCTGCCTTTTTCCAACGGCTTGCGTCTGATGGCTTCGATTGCTAGAGTGACAACATGACCACCGTCTAACACTGGGACAGGCAAAAGGTTAATCAAACCAAGGTTAATGCTCAAAAATGCGGCAAATTGCAGCAATGGAATAAAACCTAGTTGAGCTACCTGACCTGCCATTTGTGCAACTCCGATTGGTCCTGCCACGTCGGCAGGCGCCTGACCGGTAATCATTTGGACAATCCCTGCCAGCATGGCAGCGGCAAGCATATATGTCTGCTTTATCGCCAACGTCACTGATTCAATAGCACCTGGCTGTCTATGCTCTATCAGCGGCATAACGCCAATGATGCCTCGATTTGCTTTTTCATCATATTCCGGCTTAATAGTCGTTTTTCCTGCTACACCATTGCGTTCAAAGACGATGGTAAGTTCATTGCCTGCATTGTCTTGGACAATGGCAACAAAATTCTTCCAAGAATCGACGTTTTGCCCATTGATGGTTTTAATCTTATCACCTGGCTGGAAATTAGCTCTGCTTGCCGGTTTATCAGCCATGATTGTACCCATAATCGGTTCGTTTGAGGGAATATCAATTCCTGTTGTCAGAAATACCATGGTAAACAGCAAGAC
This window contains:
- a CDS encoding proline--tRNA ligase produces the protein MRATQLYAPTLRETPAEAEVISHQLMLRAGMIRKAAGGVYSYLPLAWRVLRKIEDIVREEMDAKGGQELLMPIIQPAELWQETGRWDVYGDEMFRLQDRHNRNFCLGPTHEEMITALVRFDVRSYRQLPLMLYQIQNKYRDEIRPRFGLMRGREFIMKDLYSFDRDEQGLDVSYRKMYDAYTNVFSRCGLTFRAVEADSGAIGGSGSHEFMVIAESGEAAIAYCSVCDYAANVEKAELKPIQQMHETQMSLIEKETPGTKTIEEVSAFLGITADKTIKTIAYQTEKGLVLALVRGDHAVNEIKLQNKLGCLQLELASEDAINTALDCVPGYIGPVGASNVTVVADETVMLMSNAVCGANSRGKHYLHVNPGRDFKPAIITDIRLIQENDPCPHCGQAVKTARGIEAGQVFKLFTKYSKALQATYLDENGKEKPLVMGCYGIGVSRTMAAAIEQNNDEHGIIWPAAIAPYHAVVVPINVKDNVQLELSEAVYSRLQSAGIESVLDDRNERPGVKFKDADLIGYPLKITVGPKTINEQLLEVKVRKTGETTFLSLADDYITAIKNMLAAL
- the ispG gene encoding flavodoxin-dependent (E)-4-hydroxy-3-methylbut-2-enyl-diphosphate synthase — encoded protein: MMEPKNTKQVFIGSVAVGGGAPISIQSMTNTRTEDVQATAAQIGRLHDAGCDIVRVAIPDMAAAGAISAIKSLQPQTPLVGDIHFDYRLALTAVEQGIDALRINPGNIGEEANVIAVVKAAKRRNIPIRIGVNAGSLEKELLMRHGHPTPEAMVESALRHIRILESHDFHDIKLSLKANDVPMTIKAYQLMSETVNYPLHLGITEAGTVTSGVIKSAVGIGALLAQGIGDTIRVSLTGDPVEEVKVASEILKALGLRQYGPTLVSCPTCGRTQIDLVSIAEAVEKKLATIKKPIKVAVMGCVVNGPGEAREADIGIAGGREFGLIFRKGEILKKVPEDKLLEELFVEINRLIEEET